AGCAGGCCATCGACCACCATCGGCGGACGCTGCGGGGCGACCGCACGCCCGGCCTCACCGAGTTCCCCGTCAGGGCCAACGACGGGCGAATCGGCTGGGCGGAAGTGAACGCCGTGCGCATCACGTGGGACGGCGCGCCGGCCACGCTCAACTTCGCCACCGACATCACCGAGCGCCGGCGGGCGCAGGAGGAGCGGCTCGACCTCGAGCGGCGCTTCCTCCACGCGCAGAAGCTCGAGAGCCTTGGCGTGCTCGCCGGCGGCATCGCCCACGACTTCAACAACCTGCTGATGGCGATCCTCGGCAATCTCGACCTCGCCGTCGAAGACCTGCGCGAGGGGTCGCCGGCGCGGCACAGCGTGGTGGAGGCCGGGCGGGCCGCGCGCCGGGCGGCAGACCTCACGCACCAGATGCTGGCCTACTCCGGACGCGGCCGGTTCGTCCTCGAACGCGTCGACCTCGGCACGTTCGTCAACGAGAACGTCCACATGCTGAAGGCGGCCCTCTCGAAGACGATCACCCTCGAGGTCAGTGGCCCGTCGCCCCTGCCGCCGATTCGCGTCGACCGCGGGCAGCTCCAGCAGGTCGTCATGAACCTCATCACGAATGCGTCGGAAGCCGTCGGCCAGCAGCCGGGCCACGTGAGCATCACGACGGGCGTACAGACCTGCGGCGCGGACGATCTCGCGGCGAGCCGTCTCGAGGAAAAGCCGCCGCCGGGCCCGTTCGTCTACCTGGAGGTCGCCGACACGGGCTGCGGCATGGACGCCGCCACGCGCGAGCGGCTGTTCGAGCCGTTCTTCACGACCAAGTTCACGGGGCGCGGACTCGGCATGGCGGCCCTGCTCGGCATCCTGCGCGGCCACGGCGGGGCCGTCTTCGTCGACAGCGAGCCGCAGCGCGGCACCAGGGTCAGGGTGCTCTTCCCCGCCTCGACCGATGAGACGAGGCAGGATGCCGGCACCTCGCCGGCTGCCGGCACGCCGGCGCGATCGGCTCCTGTCGGCGCCATCGGTCGGCTCGTCCTCGTCGTCGACGACGAGGCGCCCGTCCGTGAGCTCTGCGAACGGACGCTGCAGCGCATGGGGTACCGCACGCTGGCCGCGGCGGATGGCGTCGAAGCCCTGCGTCTGTTCGAGCGACGACGCGAGGAGATTGACGCCGTCATCCTCGACCTGACGATGCCGAACATGGACGGCGTCTCGACGTTCGGCGCGCTCCGGCGCCTCAGGGCCGACGTGCGCGTCATCCTGTCGAGCGGGTACAGCGAGCACGAAACGCTGCGCCGCTTTCCGCAGGGGGGTCCTGCGGGCTTCATCCAGAAGCCCTACGAGCTCGCTCGGCTGCGCGACGCGCTCGAGCGACTGCTCGCCTGATCCCGACCTACCGGCCCTCGCCGGTCAGCACCCGGAGCGACAGCCATCGCTCAGCGCTTCGACACCTCGAGCAGGGCCGCCAGTTCCTCGAGCCAGAGCCGGGCGATCGTATGGCTGCTGTGGCCGCGTGTCGCCTCGCCGAGCGGCACGGTCACGGCGCGGCCGCGCGGCACCTTGGCGACCTCCCGTTCGAGAATGCCGAGCTCGGGAGGATTGATGAGGTCGTCGGCGAAGTTGACGGCGACAAGCGGCGCCGTAATGCGACCGAGCCCCGGACGGGGCTCGTAGTCCCATGACGCCTGGATGGCGTACAACACGTCGTTGGCGTCGGCCGTGCGGAGAAAGCTCGCCTGGTACTCGTCGAGGCCGCGGTCGGCGGCCTCGCGGCTCGGCCACTCGCCCTGGCGAAGGACCGGGTTGCTGCTCATCAGGGCCATGACCCCGGCGGCGAAGCGCAGGCCGCGCGGCTGGGCGCCGTAGTCGCCTCCCTGCCAGTCCGGGTCGGTGACGATGGCGTCCATGGCCAGCTTCCTCCAGACCCGGTTGCGCCCGGCGATCTCGGTGGGCAGACTGGCGAGCGGCATCAGCGCATCGACGAAGTCGGGGTACGTCTGTCCCCAGACCCAGGTGTGCATGCCCCCCATCGACGTGCCCATGACGAGGCGCAGCCGTCCGATGCCCAATCCCTCGGTGACCAGCCGGTACTGCGCCGTGACCATGTCGCGGTAGCCGTACTTCGGGAAGCGCCCTCGCAGACCGTCGCTCGGCTTGCTCGACCCGCCGTGGCCGATGGCGTCCGGCATCACGATGAAGTACCGCGACGCGTCGAGCAACTGGCCCGGCCCGAACAACTCGCCGGCGAAATCGTCACGCAGGAAGTTGCGACTGCTGCCGGTCGTCCCGTGCATGACGAGCACGGCGTTGCGCACGACGCCGTCGGCGTCCGGCCGGGGCTCGCCGATCGTGCGGTAGTGCAGGCGGAGCTCGGGGAGCGTCTCGCCGCTCGTGAACTGGAAGTCGCGCACCACGAAGGTGCCTTCGACGGGTGCCGGGTAATCGGCGGCATGGCCAATGGCCACCGAGCACAGCACGCTCAGCACGGACGTGATCAGACGACCGCTCGTGCGGACCATGGTTCCCTCCTGCCTGTCGTGGGCGGAACGCGCGCGGCTCTCGCCCGACGCGGTCTCACGGGTAGAGTCGCTCGACCACCCAGGTCTTCTCGTCCCGGCGCGTGTAGGCGAGTCGATCGTGCAGACGATCGGCGCCCGCGCGCCAGAACTCGATGCGATCGGGCACCACGCGGTATCCCCCCCAGAACGGCGGGCGCGGCACCGGCTGCCCGGCGAAGCGCGCGTCGACCTCCTGGCAGGCGAACTCGAGCGCGGCACGCGACTCGAGCACGGCGCTCTGGCGCGAGGCCCAGGCCCCGACCTGATGCCCGCGCGGACGCGAGGCGAAGTAGGCGTCGGACTCCGCGGCCGACGTCCGCACCGCCTGGCCCTCGACCCGCACCTGCTCGTCGATCCACGGCCAGTAGAAGTTCAGCGCGCACGAGGCGCGTTGGTCGAGGTCGCGAGCCTTCCGGCTCGCGTAGCTGGTGAAGAAGACGAAGCCGTGCTGGTCGTACTGCCTGAGCAGCACGACGCGGGAAGAGAGCCGCCCGGAGGCATCCACCGTGGCGAGCGTCATCGGCAGGTCGTCGTTCGGCGCGCCACGCCTCGCCCGCGAGACCGTCTCGGCGAACCGGACGAACGGGTCGACCGACACCTCGTCCACGCGCGTCACTCCGTCGCGTGGGCCGCCGGGACCCTCTCGCTGGAGCCGACCTCCTCGAACTCGTCGTCGGTCACGAGATCGGCCAGGCCGGGCGAGCCCGCGAGCTCCTTGATGGGCCGCAGGAGCGGCGTCTCCTCAGGGGAGACCAGCGTGAGCGCGGTCCCGGTGGCCAGCGCCCGGCCCGTCCGGCCCACGCGGTGCACGTAGGCTTCGTACGAGTGCGGCACGTCGTAGTTGACGACCCAGGTGATGCCGTCGATGTCGAGGCCGCGTGCGGCGATGTCGGTCGCCACCAGCGCGCGAATGCGGCCGCCCTTGAAGCCCTCGACCGCCGAGAGCCGGTCCTTCTGCGACCGGTCGGCGTGCAGGGCCGCCGCGCGGAGGCCCTTCGCGCGGAGCCGGTCGGTGAGCCGGTCGGCCCCGATCTTCGTCCGTACGAAGATGAGCACCGGGCCGTCGGCCCGGCGCAGGAACCGCGCGAGCCAGTCGGCCTTGTCCCGCCCGGCGACGAACTCGACGGCGTGGCGGATGGTGCGGGCCGCCCGGTTGCGCTGCCCGGCTTCGACCAGCTTCGGCTCGCGCATGATCGCCAGCGCGAACTGCGCGATCTCGTGCGGCATCGTTGCCGAAAACAGCAGCGTCTGGCGCTCGGCCGGGACCTCCGACACGATTCGCCGCACGTCGGGCCAGAAGCCCATGTCGAGCATGCGATCCGCCTCGTCGAGGACGAGCACGTCGAGGCCGGCAAACGACACCGTGCCCGAACGCATGTGGTCCATGAGCCGCCCGGGAGTGGCCACGACAATCGGCACGCCGGCTTCGAGCGCTCGCGTCTGCATGTCCATGGGCACGCCGCCGTAGACGGCAATGCTGGGAATGGCCGCGTGGTAGGCGAAGCCCTGGATGTCGTCGTCGATCTGGACGGCCAGCTCGCGCGTCGGCGTCAGGATGAGCACCCGCGTGCGGCCGGACGTGACGTCCTCGCCCGCCCGCTGCGCCGCCAGCAACCGCTCGAGGATCGGCAGCACGAAGGCGGCCGTCTTGCCCGTGCCGGTTTCGGCGCACGCGACGAGGTCGTGCCCGGCACGAATGATCGGCAGGACGGCGCTCTGCACCGGCGTGGTCTCGCGAAACCCGCGGTCGGCGATCCCGAGCATGAGGTCGGCCGGGAAACCGAGCGTGTCGAAGGCCAGGGGGGCCAGATCCACCTCGACCGGCGGACCGAGGA
This portion of the Acidobacteriota bacterium genome encodes:
- a CDS encoding PAS domain S-box protein encodes the protein MVDLPRHPSASGGAPASRKADDPSTLREALDRLDKIASLVPGVVYQYKRFPDGSSCFPYASEGIRDIYRVTPGQVREDASAVFAILHPDDLPAVAASIVTSATTLEPWRLEYRVRFPDGEIRWLLGHANPARQPDGSVLWHGYISDVTERRRADEALRASEEKYRLLVENANEAIYVVQEGRICFANGICASLLGLSIEQLLGRHVLDFVPPEAREQAIDHHRRTLRGDRTPGLTEFPVRANDGRIGWAEVNAVRITWDGAPATLNFATDITERRRAQEERLDLERRFLHAQKLESLGVLAGGIAHDFNNLLMAILGNLDLAVEDLREGSPARHSVVEAGRAARRAADLTHQMLAYSGRGRFVLERVDLGTFVNENVHMLKAALSKTITLEVSGPSPLPPIRVDRGQLQQVVMNLITNASEAVGQQPGHVSITTGVQTCGADDLAASRLEEKPPPGPFVYLEVADTGCGMDAATRERLFEPFFTTKFTGRGLGMAALLGILRGHGGAVFVDSEPQRGTRVRVLFPASTDETRQDAGTSPAAGTPARSAPVGAIGRLVLVVDDEAPVRELCERTLQRMGYRTLAAADGVEALRLFERRREEIDAVILDLTMPNMDGVSTFGALRRLRADVRVILSSGYSEHETLRRFPQGGPAGFIQKPYELARLRDALERLLA
- a CDS encoding DEAD/DEAH box helicase, yielding MRATPPPAEAADLLGPPVEVDLAPLAFDTLGFPADLMLGIADRGFRETTPVQSAVLPIIRAGHDLVACAETGTGKTAAFVLPILERLLAAQRAGEDVTSGRTRVLILTPTRELAVQIDDDIQGFAYHAAIPSIAVYGGVPMDMQTRALEAGVPIVVATPGRLMDHMRSGTVSFAGLDVLVLDEADRMLDMGFWPDVRRIVSEVPAERQTLLFSATMPHEIAQFALAIMREPKLVEAGQRNRAARTIRHAVEFVAGRDKADWLARFLRRADGPVLIFVRTKIGADRLTDRLRAKGLRAAALHADRSQKDRLSAVEGFKGGRIRALVATDIAARGLDIDGITWVVNYDVPHSYEAYVHRVGRTGRALATGTALTLVSPEETPLLRPIKELAGSPGLADLVTDDEFEEVGSSERVPAAHATE
- a CDS encoding alpha/beta fold hydrolase, with the protein product MVRTSGRLITSVLSVLCSVAIGHAADYPAPVEGTFVVRDFQFTSGETLPELRLHYRTIGEPRPDADGVVRNAVLVMHGTTGSSRNFLRDDFAGELFGPGQLLDASRYFIVMPDAIGHGGSSKPSDGLRGRFPKYGYRDMVTAQYRLVTEGLGIGRLRLVMGTSMGGMHTWVWGQTYPDFVDALMPLASLPTEIAGRNRVWRKLAMDAIVTDPDWQGGDYGAQPRGLRFAAGVMALMSSNPVLRQGEWPSREAADRGLDEYQASFLRTADANDVLYAIQASWDYEPRPGLGRITAPLVAVNFADDLINPPELGILEREVAKVPRGRAVTVPLGEATRGHSSHTIARLWLEELAALLEVSKR
- the pdxH gene encoding pyridoxamine 5'-phosphate oxidase, whose translation is MTRVDEVSVDPFVRFAETVSRARRGAPNDDLPMTLATVDASGRLSSRVVLLRQYDQHGFVFFTSYASRKARDLDQRASCALNFYWPWIDEQVRVEGQAVRTSAAESDAYFASRPRGHQVGAWASRQSAVLESRAALEFACQEVDARFAGQPVPRPPFWGGYRVVPDRIEFWRAGADRLHDRLAYTRRDEKTWVVERLYP